Proteins from a genomic interval of Oceanimonas doudoroffii:
- a CDS encoding LysE family translocator has protein sequence MEFSSWLALAAICIMGAISPGPSLAVVIRNTVRGGQGHGVLTALGHGLGVGLYALITALGLALLITRNPLLFDVIRYGGAAFLAWLGIKALLAKPQPGTVNEGGHSVRGRQGAFEGFMVAFLNPQLAIFFVALFSQFVRADTGWQQGGIMMLTAGGIDALWYVLVALLLSRGPVLAWLKAKAALIDKISGLVLLALACKVVL, from the coding sequence ATGGAATTTTCCAGCTGGCTGGCCCTGGCGGCCATCTGCATCATGGGGGCCATCAGCCCCGGCCCCAGCCTGGCGGTGGTGATCCGCAACACGGTGCGCGGTGGTCAGGGGCACGGCGTGCTCACCGCCCTGGGGCACGGCCTGGGCGTGGGGCTCTATGCGCTGATCACCGCGTTGGGGCTGGCGCTGTTGATCACCCGCAATCCGCTGTTGTTTGACGTGATTCGCTACGGCGGTGCCGCCTTTCTCGCCTGGCTAGGCATCAAGGCCTTGCTGGCGAAGCCGCAACCGGGGACGGTAAATGAAGGCGGCCATTCGGTGCGCGGCCGTCAGGGCGCCTTTGAGGGCTTTATGGTGGCCTTTCTCAACCCCCAGCTGGCGATTTTCTTCGTGGCCCTGTTCAGCCAGTTCGTCCGCGCCGACACCGGCTGGCAGCAGGGTGGCATCATGATGCTCACCGCCGGCGGCATTGATGCGCTCTGGTATGTGCTGGTGGCCTTGTTGCTGTCCCGCGGGCCGGTGCTGGCCTGGCTGAAGGCCAAAGCGGCGCTGATCGACAAGATCAGTGGGTTGGTGCTGCTGGCGCTGGCCTGCAAGGTGGTGTTGTAA